The following coding sequences are from one Bufo bufo chromosome 2, aBufBuf1.1, whole genome shotgun sequence window:
- the FAM32A gene encoding protein FAM32A encodes MSAYESAQKGALRLKGIGDISEGKRKKKKDKDKNKMMQQILTNNKNEEEKKKPALDKRTPAQIAFEKMQEKRQMERILKKASKTHKQRVEDFNRHLDTLTEHYDIPKVSWTK; translated from the exons ATGTCGGCGTATGAGAGCGCTCAGAAGGGGGCCCTGCGACTCAAAGGGATCGGCGATATCAGTGAGGGGAAAAG gaagaaaaagaaagataaagataaaaataagatGATGCAACAGATTTTGACCAACAATAAAAATGAAGAGGAAAAGAAGAAACCAGCTTTAGATAAAAGAACGCCAGCACAGATTGCATTTGAAaagatgcaggagaaaaga caaatggAAAGAATTTTAAAGAAGGCTTCAAAAACACATAAACAGAGAGTTGAG gattttAATCGACATTTGGACACCCTTACTGAACATTATGACATTCCTAAAGTCAGCTGGACCAAATAA